The region TATCCAGCTCCTCCACCACCTCCAGCTCCACCGCCGTATCCTCCTGGGCCACCTGGACCTCCTGGACCACCTGGAGCACCGCCACGACCAGCTCCACCGCCATATCCTGCGCCTCCTCCGCCACCTGCTCCACCGCCGAATCCTCCTGGTCCACCGGGGCCTCCAGGTCCACCTGGACCGCCACCTCGTCCTGCGCCTCCACCGTAGCCAGCTCCTCCACCGCCACcggcaccaccaccagctcCACCTCCATAGCCTCCTGGTCCACCTGGTCCTCCAGGTCCACCTGGGGCACCACCACGACCTGCGCCTCCGCCGTATCCAGCACCGCCTCCGCCAAAGCCTCCAGGTCCACCTGGTCCGCCAGGGCCACGACCACCTCCACCGCCGTATCCTCCAGCGCCAGCTCCGCCACCAGCACCGCCAAAGCTTCCAGGGCCACCTGGTCCCCGACCTCCACCGCCGCCagcgccaccaccaccatagccacctcctcctccagcgccGCCTCCGCCTGGAAATAAgtataaatgtttattaaaaattatttagtacagattttaAAGCTTACCTCCAGCACCGCCACTATAGCCGCCACCCGGCAGTGCGGAGATGCCCTGCGCCGCCAAAGCCTTAGCAATAGCCTCCGGAATGGGTGGCGGAGTTGGCAGTGCACTACCCGAGGGAACGAAACCATTCTCATCCGCAGTGTACATGATCTCGACCAACTCTCCCTCTGGATTCGTGTATGAATACGAGCCCATAACTGAAGGGATCTCGTTCTCGGAACCCTTGTTCTTCACAGTGCCCTCCTCCTGGGCCTTGATGCCGTTTCCAGTCTCGTAGCTAAACCGATAGTTTCCATCGCCATCGTTTTCGTTCACAAACGAGAGGATGGGTATTGGTGGACCCGCCGGAGGGCCACCAGCCGGAGCACTTGGGCGCGCAGCAGGTGCTGGCCCAATGGGTCTGCTGGGGCCGCCGCCACCGGAGAAGCCGCCAAGGCCATTGTTGATACCACCAAGTCCATTGTTGCCACCACCAAAGCCTCCAGCTCCACCTCCGGTGCCACCGCCGTATCCACCAGGTCCCCCGCCGCCTCCAAAGCCACCAgctccgccgccgccaccaaAACCTCCTCCTGGTCCTTGGAGTCCCGCCCCAGGACTGCCGCCTGCACTGGCGGCACTTGCAGGTGGGGGCAGGTATTTGTTGTCCAGCTTCGCTGCTTGTGTCAGAGTCAGCGTCACTGTTGCAACCAAAAGAGCCTGGGAATTATTAATAGAAGTATTCGAGCATTTATTACTTTCCGCTGGCATGTTTGAGGTCGAAACTATTATGTAAATAGGTACAACAAAGTAATAAAAagtagaagaaaaaaaaataagaaccTTTCTTTTATTCggaaagaacaaaaaaaaattacaaaaaaaaaaagaaagatcgGGTATAATCGAGTTTCTCGACGGTATTATACCCGGTAGCaaattctctataaatctgcGTCAAAATCTATAAAcggaatattttttagattttctgttaaattttctagggggtccccttcaaacaACCTtcggggtaccttaaacgattcgtagatcgcAGTAtagatctgcatcaaaatttaGAAACGAACTATTTTCGAATAAATAGTTTGTtacgaaaaaaatttaacagtTGTCAgtgacagttttaaataaaatttaacttttactcttcgagtaccgggtatataAACTACGAACAAAGGACTAGCCGTTTAAATAAAAGTCCAAGGGAATACAACATAACTTgggttatttaaaaaaaaaaatttttttttcaaaattttcaaaatgatGCATGAGAACCAAAATCCGACATGTAAaccacaataataaaaaaaaactttactaaatacaaaaatttaaataaaaagcagGAAATCAGATCAAATAAATCGGCCGTTTAAATAAAAGTCGACGAAGAACCAATGGAATACAATATAACTtggattatttaaaaaaaaaaagttttaataaatcaaaaattaaaataaaaagaagccCTTGGTGGACGAATGATGCCTGAGAACCAAAACCAGACATGGGAACCACAATAATCAAAAAAACCtttcctaaataaaaaaaatttaaatgaaaagcaAGAAATCAGATTAAAATAAATCGGCGTAAAATATCATCTACCTCCGACTCTTCCATTGAATAAATAGTAGAAACTTTTCAGAGCTCAAAGCTCATTCAGAAAGGTCCATGGTaagtcaaaaattaaatagttaaaataaaataaaaagaataagCCATTTATGTGGTCTGTCTTGTTGGAACGCCAAAATAAAGCGAGTGCTCAatatcaaatttaaaaataaaataaaaggacaAAATAAGAAGACAAAAaagaccaaaaataaaaaataagaaaagaaaagaggTTGATTCTTGGTTGAAGGCTGACCACCGAATGAATTTAGAATCTCCAGAGGCTGCCTTTTATAGGGTTCAGGGCCAACTTCAAATACAGGTATGTAtttcgataaaaaaaaaactgtgttTAAAAggtgtaaaaaaataatttaagtgTTGAATACCAACCCAATCTCCTGGGTATGCTCACAAATAATCAGAAATATGTCACTAAAGAGGTTTTAAAAAACCATCCATTAATATGACTAATGGGGAACATACCTCTTATTAACCTATTGAACGATCTTTCTAGGATCCTCTAGATTTACTGTGATAGTTATCACTCAGATACCATTAACATAACAAAAAAGTCAAGTAAGTGGAGACAAAATTCATACTAATACTAAACAAAATATGTAAAGTTCACACAAATCCCGTAATTGCCATCGCGATGCACGCTTCGACCTGGCCCGCGGGAACATATTGGTTGGTCCTCATATTGGTTGTTTGTAGACGGGTTAGACATGTTAAAAGTCATCATAGTTCGGCATAACTGAATTTATAATCAAATGTGGGGAGGTAGATCCCCACAATATCAGTAGATCATGTTGCAACTATGAAATATTCTAGAATGCAAATTCTTTGAAATCTTTATGTGAGAAATATAGATTAATTGAAATAATGTATTTGAATTGAATCCCATAaagttttacatatttttaataaatggaaTAGTCTGACTATTAAGAACAGTAATTCATAATCCTTTCCCTGGAACTTCTTTCTCATCAAGGCGTCTAAGATCACCTTGTTGTAACCTCTATTGGGGTCAAGAGTGCTGCCAAATGTcggccatttccatttccatgaATGAACTATTCGCCCATTGACGGAGCGCAATCCGATCCGCTCACGTTTCCATTGTTGCCGTCGAATCGGATCGGCGATCGCCCATTAAGGCTGGTAATGTGCGCGGAACTATCAACGTCGTCATCATCACTTGGCAAGTTGTCGCAGCTCGAGGCGAACTCTGATATTTATGGACTTCTTGTTAGAGAGAAGATGTGTCTGCTGCCACCGGAGGACTGGCGACCGGAGCAGCAGTGAAGATGCAACACCGTGTGAACCATTGATGGGGTTTTTGTACGGTGGGGAAGGTTAAGTAAACGGAGCTTTCAAGTTGAAGTTTAAACCGTTTACGGGcctttttggccataaaactAACAGCTTCATCGATGAGCTCACTTGTCGCCCCGCTTTGCACCTGAATAATATTgtataataatgaaataatgGAAATTCTGACATTTGCCACCGCCACGGATGAGTCAGTGGTTGCACATGCAACCGAATAGAGTCTGGGATCCGAATTTCGTGACCACCTCGGCAGACATCTTCGACAGAATTTCGCAACTGGAGacccaaaacgaaaacgaagcCACCCAGCAGCTTACTTACTTGCAAATATAATTGCAGTAATTGCAAATGGGCTGCCAATTGGGTCGCCACTGGTTCAATTTGGATTATCTCTGGGCCTTGGAGGCGGGGGATTACACGACCCCGAGGAGGAGGCGGAGCACTTGGGCAACTTTGCGTGCCATCATCCATCTCCGATTGCCAATGGACTGTTAATTTATGCGTTTTCCGTGGGCGGTTTGGGGGGATGGCCACTTTGATCTTTTTAAGACAATTGTGATATGCTAACAGGGATTGGGAAATCCCTTTTTGGTGAGTTTAAGTCTTTTTTTAAGAGGTATCTGTATGGGGCCTCTGGGTCTCTATTAGTATCTATTAACCTTTTGTTAATGTTCTTAAGCATTCATTCCTAACTATGAATCCTGTGGTATTAGTCTAAACTAGCAGTGGTACAGTAGTAAAAAATTAGTAAAATATTTGAGTTTTTATATTGAAAAAGTCATTACCACTTTAATTACCTAAGGCCTTATTGTTTGGAATTTGTAAAActtcattaaattttaatcacTTGGCTAATGAAACCATTAAATCACAACCAAATCACAACTAAAAAGTCACTTTTCTGAATCacattatataataaaatccTAGTTCAAAATTATCCTTAAATtcgtttttaaaacttttatttaagatGGGCACTGTGATCACTATCCTTTGCCACTAAACTTACCCACTTAAGAGCCATCGCTGCACTCTCTCTGTAATCCCAAAGTCAGAGATAGGACCTTTCCGCAAACAACTCCTTCCGTtgtaagaaaatccttgtaaCTAATCCTGGCGAGTCCTTCGTTTACAAGTGGCAGTGCAAGATGTGGCCCTCGATTGTCACAGTACTAATGTGCCGATGCAGCCCAGGTTCTCCAGCTTTTATACTTGGTTTGGCGCCAAATGCAATCaaatggaatggaatgaaCGAAAACGCTGTAGCTGTATAGCACAGGCTGATGCCGAAGCCGGAGCTGAGCGAGTGCTGAGATTTTGATACTTTATGGCATTTATTGCAATCGTGTGCAGCTGTGTTGGTTGCAGTTCCCCCCAGCTGGAGCGGCAAAAACAATTGCATGCCGCAAAAGGGATGCCGGGGATGgggcggaggcggaggcggcggcggcggcgtcgGCTGCTGGTGCATCGAGATTCAACTATTGTCTTTACAGAAACAGCGGCATCTCGTTTACTCAATGTACCTTGTCTTGTTAAACAAACGCTCTTCTCAGCCACATCTCTCCCTGgctaacagaaaaaaaaatacaaaaaaattagcaACTTGCTGCCGTGCTGCTCGTAAATTGAAATCCAATCGAAACTCTCAACGGTTGGGCGCATCATCGTCAATTCAGCTTCATC is a window of Drosophila bipectinata strain 14024-0381.07 chromosome 2R, DbipHiC1v2, whole genome shotgun sequence DNA encoding:
- the Cpr47Ef gene encoding PE-PGRS family protein PE_PGRS33 isoform X2 translates to MEESEALLVATVTLTLTQAAKLDNKYLPPPASAASAGGSPGAGLQGPGGGFGGGGGAGGFGGGGGPGGYGGGTGGGAGGFGGGNNGLGGINNGLGGFSGGGGPSRPIGPAPAARPSAPAGGPPAGPPIPILSFVNENDGDGNYRFSYETGNGIKAQEEGTVKNKGSENEIPSVMGSYSYTNPEGELVEIMYTADENGFVPSGSALPTPPPIPEAIAKALAAQGISALPGGGYSGGAGGGGGAGGGGGYGGGGAGGGGGRGPGGPGSFGGAGGGAGAGGYGGGGGRGPGGPGGPGGFGGGGAGYGGGAGRGGAPGGPGGPGGPGGYGGGAGGGAGGGGGAGYGGGAGRGGGPGGPGGPGGPGGFGGGAGGGGGAGYGGGAGRGGAPGGPGGPGGPGGYGGGAGGGGGAGYGGGAGRGGAPGGPGGPGGPGGFGGGGAGGGGGGYGGGAPGAPGRSGAPGLPGAPGGPGGPGGSGGFGGSGGAGGAGGYGGGAGRPGGPGGPGGPGGPGGRPGGSPGFPGGRPGNQYVPPPAGGGGGGAPGAPGRPGAPGGPGGPGGPGAPGGPGSQYVPPLPGAGSPGRGNGEFNPQTGYSY
- the Cpr47Ef gene encoding PE-PGRS family protein PE_PGRS33 isoform X1; amino-acid sequence: MALKWALLVATVTLTLTQAAKLDNKYLPPPASAASAGGSPGAGLQGPGGGFGGGGGAGGFGGGGGPGGYGGGTGGGAGGFGGGNNGLGGINNGLGGFSGGGGPSRPIGPAPAARPSAPAGGPPAGPPIPILSFVNENDGDGNYRFSYETGNGIKAQEEGTVKNKGSENEIPSVMGSYSYTNPEGELVEIMYTADENGFVPSGSALPTPPPIPEAIAKALAAQGISALPGGGYSGGAGGGGGAGGGGGYGGGGAGGGGGRGPGGPGSFGGAGGGAGAGGYGGGGGRGPGGPGGPGGFGGGGAGYGGGAGRGGAPGGPGGPGGPGGYGGGAGGGAGGGGGAGYGGGAGRGGGPGGPGGPGGPGGFGGGAGGGGGAGYGGGAGRGGAPGGPGGPGGPGGYGGGAGGGGGAGYGGGAGRGGAPGGPGGPGGPGGFGGGGAGGGGGGYGGGAPGAPGRSGAPGLPGAPGGPGGPGGSGGFGGSGGAGGAGGYGGGAGRPGGPGGPGGPGGPGGRPGGSPGFPGGRPGNQYVPPPAGGGGGGAPGAPGRPGAPGGPGGPGGPGAPGGPGSQYVPPLPGAGSPGRGNGEFNPQTGYSY